One window of the Pseudomonas sp. S04 genome contains the following:
- the phaZ gene encoding poly(3-hydroxyalkanoate) depolymerase codes for MPQPFIFRTVDLDGQTLRTAVRPGKPHLTPLLIFNGIGANLELVFPFVQALDPDLEVIAFDVPGVGGSSTPRRPYRFPGLAKLTARMLDYLDYGQVNVIGVSWGGALAQQFAHDYPERCKKLVLAATAAGAVMVPGKPKVLWMMASPRRYIQPSHVIRIAPMIYGGSFRRDPNLAADHASKVRSAGKLGYYWQLFAGLGWTSIHWLHKIHQPTLVLAGDDDPLIPLVNMRLLAWRIPNAQLHIIDDGHLFLITRAEAVAPIIMKFLQEERQRAVMHPHPAPYGGT; via the coding sequence ATGCCGCAACCGTTCATCTTTCGTACCGTCGACCTGGATGGCCAGACCCTCCGCACTGCGGTACGCCCCGGCAAGCCTCACTTGACGCCCTTGCTGATTTTCAACGGCATCGGCGCCAACCTGGAGCTGGTGTTTCCGTTCGTCCAGGCGCTGGACCCGGACCTGGAAGTGATTGCCTTCGACGTGCCCGGTGTCGGCGGTTCATCGACGCCGCGCCGGCCGTATCGCTTTCCCGGGCTGGCCAAGCTGACCGCACGGATGCTCGATTACCTCGACTACGGCCAAGTCAACGTGATCGGCGTGTCCTGGGGCGGCGCCCTGGCGCAGCAGTTCGCCCATGACTACCCCGAGCGCTGCAAGAAGCTGGTATTGGCGGCCACGGCGGCCGGCGCGGTGATGGTGCCGGGCAAGCCGAAAGTGCTGTGGATGATGGCCAGCCCACGGCGTTATATCCAACCATCCCACGTGATTCGCATTGCGCCGATGATCTACGGTGGCTCATTTCGCCGTGACCCTAACCTCGCCGCCGACCACGCCAGCAAAGTCCGCTCCGCCGGCAAGCTGGGCTACTACTGGCAGCTCTTCGCGGGGCTGGGCTGGACCAGCATCCACTGGCTGCACAAGATCCACCAGCCGACCCTGGTGCTGGCCGGTGACGACGACCCGCTGATCCCGCTGGTCAATATGCGCCTGCTCGCCTGGCGTATTCCCAACGCCCAGCTACACATAATCGACGACGGTCATTTATTCCTGATCACCCGGGCCGAGGCCGTCGCCCCGATCATCATGAAGTTCCTCCAGGAAGAACGGCAGCGGGCGGTGATGCACCCGCACCCGGCACCCTATGGCGGCACCTGA
- a CDS encoding phosphoribosyl-ATP diphosphatase → MSDTLTRLAQVLEERKGAAADSSYVASLYHKGLNKILEKVGEESVETIIAAKDAAVSGDCSDVIYETADLWFHSMVMLAQLGQHPQAVLDELDRRFGLSGHDEKASRPAN, encoded by the coding sequence ATGAGTGACACCCTGACCCGCCTGGCCCAGGTGCTGGAAGAGCGTAAAGGCGCCGCCGCCGACAGCTCCTATGTCGCCAGCCTTTACCACAAGGGCCTGAACAAGATTCTGGAGAAAGTCGGCGAAGAGTCGGTCGAGACCATCATTGCCGCCAAAGACGCCGCCGTCAGCGGAGATTGCAGCGATGTCATCTACGAAACCGCCGACCTGTGGTTCCATAGCATGGTCATGCTGGCCCAGTTAGGGCAGCATCCGCAGGCGGTACTCGACGAACTGGACCGCCGCTTCGGCCTGTCCGGGCACGACGAGAAAGCCTCGCGTCCAGCCAACTGA
- the ubiB gene encoding ubiquinone biosynthesis regulatory protein kinase UbiB, with translation MKLLAVRRLLRIQRVVIRYRLDDLLFALPLPWFLLALRYALPWRWFPRKTLELSRGVRLRLALQDLGPIFIKFGQILSTRRDLLPEDIADELMLLQDRVPPFDSQLAVKLIEEQLGKKISEVFSRFDIEPLASASVAQVHAAQLKSGEEVVVKVIRPGLKPIIAQDLAWLFILARTAEKLSADARLLHPVDVVQDYEKTIYDELDLLREAANASQLKRNFDGSPLLYVPQVYWDWCRPKVLVMERIYGVQVTDLATLADQRTDMKMLAERGVEIFFTQVFRDSFFHADMHPGNIFVSTVNPWSPQYIAIDCGIVGSLTPEDQDYLARNLFAFFKRDYRRVAQLHIDSGWVPAETKLNEFEAAIRTVCEPIFEKPLKDISFGQVLMRLFQTARRFNMEVQPQLVLLQKTLLNIEGLGRQLYPDLDLWNTAQPFLERWMRERVSPKTLLGNLHNQVEQLPHLANMTRDLLERMTQPHAANPPVAWHRRSDDWFLRLLGAAHLAGGAILLAGGPLNELGHWPGAIMLAVGLYLVVRR, from the coding sequence ATGAAGCTGCTCGCCGTCCGCCGTCTGTTGCGCATCCAGCGCGTCGTGATCCGCTACCGCCTCGATGACCTGCTGTTCGCCCTGCCATTGCCCTGGTTCCTCCTGGCACTGCGTTATGCCCTGCCGTGGCGCTGGTTCCCGCGCAAGACCCTGGAACTGAGCCGGGGCGTGCGCCTGCGTTTGGCCCTGCAGGACCTGGGGCCGATCTTCATCAAGTTCGGGCAGATCCTCTCCACTCGCCGCGACCTGCTGCCCGAAGACATCGCCGATGAGCTGATGCTGCTGCAGGACCGAGTACCACCCTTCGACTCGCAACTGGCCGTCAAGCTGATCGAAGAGCAACTGGGGAAAAAGATCAGCGAGGTGTTCAGCCGCTTCGACATCGAGCCCCTGGCCTCGGCCTCGGTAGCCCAGGTGCATGCCGCGCAACTGAAAAGCGGCGAAGAGGTGGTGGTCAAGGTCATTCGCCCAGGCCTCAAGCCGATCATCGCGCAAGACCTGGCGTGGCTGTTCATCCTCGCCCGCACCGCGGAAAAACTCTCCGCCGATGCACGCCTGCTGCACCCGGTGGACGTGGTCCAGGACTACGAAAAAACCATCTACGACGAACTCGACCTGCTGCGCGAAGCGGCCAACGCCAGCCAACTCAAGCGTAACTTCGACGGCTCGCCCCTGCTGTACGTGCCCCAGGTCTACTGGGACTGGTGCCGGCCAAAAGTACTGGTGATGGAGCGCATCTACGGGGTCCAGGTCACCGACCTGGCAACCCTGGCCGACCAGCGCACCGATATGAAGATGCTCGCCGAACGCGGCGTGGAGATCTTCTTCACCCAGGTGTTCCGTGACAGCTTCTTCCATGCCGACATGCACCCGGGCAACATCTTCGTCAGCACGGTCAACCCGTGGAGCCCGCAGTACATTGCCATCGATTGCGGCATCGTCGGCAGCCTGACCCCGGAAGACCAGGACTACCTGGCGCGCAACCTGTTCGCCTTCTTCAAGCGCGATTACCGGCGTGTCGCCCAATTGCACATCGACTCGGGCTGGGTACCGGCGGAAACCAAACTCAACGAATTCGAAGCGGCGATCCGCACGGTATGCGAACCGATCTTCGAAAAACCGTTAAAAGATATTTCCTTCGGCCAGGTGCTGATGCGCCTGTTCCAGACGGCTCGGCGCTTCAATATGGAAGTCCAGCCGCAGTTGGTCCTGCTGCAAAAGACCCTGCTCAACATCGAAGGCCTGGGCCGCCAGCTGTACCCGGACCTGGACCTGTGGAACACCGCCCAGCCGTTCCTCGAACGCTGGATGCGTGAACGCGTCAGCCCGAAAACCCTGCTGGGCAACCTGCACAACCAGGTCGAGCAACTGCCGCACCTGGCCAACATGACCCGCGACCTGCTCGAACGCATGACCCAACCCCACGCCGCCAACCCGCCCGTGGCCTGGCATCGGCGCTCGGACGACTGGTTCCTGCGCCTGCTCGGTGCCGCCCACCTGGCCGGCGGTGCGATCCTGCTGGCCGGTGGTCCGCTGAACGAACTGGGCCACTGGCCGGGCGCAATTATGCTCGCGGTGGGTTTGTATCTGGTCGTTCGCCGATAG
- the ubiE gene encoding bifunctional demethylmenaquinone methyltransferase/2-methoxy-6-polyprenyl-1,4-benzoquinol methylase UbiE, which produces MTDQRKGSDAEPTTHFGFKNVPQSQKAEKVAEVFHSVAAKYDLMNDVLSGGMHRLWKRFTIELSGVRAGNRVLDIAGGTGDLAAKFSHLVGPTGQVVLADINESMLKVGRDRLLDKGVAGNIEFVQADAEKLPFPDNHFDCVTIAFGLRNVTHKEDALRSMLRVLKPGGRLLVLEFSKPTNALMSKVYDAYSFAFMPMVGKLILNDPESYRYLAESIRMHPNQETLKSMMVEAGFDRVTYHNMTSGIVALHRGIKP; this is translated from the coding sequence ATGACTGATCAGCGCAAAGGCAGCGATGCCGAACCCACCACACACTTCGGCTTCAAAAACGTTCCGCAAAGCCAGAAAGCGGAAAAAGTCGCTGAGGTGTTCCACTCGGTAGCGGCCAAGTACGACCTGATGAACGACGTGCTGTCCGGCGGCATGCACCGCCTGTGGAAGCGCTTCACCATTGAGCTGTCGGGTGTGCGCGCAGGCAATCGGGTCCTGGACATCGCCGGCGGTACCGGTGACCTGGCTGCCAAGTTCTCCCATCTGGTCGGCCCGACCGGCCAGGTAGTGCTGGCCGACATCAACGAATCCATGCTCAAGGTCGGTCGTGACCGCCTGTTGGACAAAGGCGTGGCCGGCAACATCGAGTTCGTCCAGGCCGACGCGGAAAAGCTGCCGTTCCCGGACAACCACTTCGATTGCGTGACCATCGCCTTCGGCCTGCGCAACGTCACCCACAAGGAAGACGCCCTGCGCTCGATGCTGCGTGTACTCAAGCCTGGCGGCCGCCTGCTGGTGCTGGAGTTCTCCAAACCGACCAACGCCCTGATGTCCAAGGTCTACGACGCCTACTCGTTCGCCTTCATGCCGATGGTCGGCAAACTGATCCTCAATGATCCGGAAAGCTATCGCTACCTGGCCGAGTCGATCCGCATGCACCCGAACCAGGAAACCCTGAAGTCGATGATGGTCGAGGCCGGTTTCGACCGAGTGACCTACCACAACATGACCTCAGGCATCGTTGCCCTGCACCGCGGCATCAAGCCCTGA
- the phaC gene encoding class II poly(R)-hydroxyalkanoic acid synthase: protein MSNKNNDDLKRQASENTLGLNPVIGLRRKDLLTSARMVLTQAIKQPIHSVKHVAHFGLELKNVMFGKSELQPEGDDRRFNDPAWSQNPLYKRYLQTYLAWRKELHDWIGDSNLSEQDINRGHFVINLMTEAMAPTNSAANPAAVKRFFETGGKSLLDGLSHLAKDLVHNGGMPSQVNMGAFEVGKSLGTTEGAVIFRNDVLELIQYRPITEQVHERPLLVVPPQINKFYVFDLSPEKSLARFCLRNNLQTFIVSWRNPTKAQREWGLSTYIEALKEAVDVVTAITGSKDINMLGACSGGITCTALLGHYAAIGEKKVNSLTLLVSVLDTTLDSQVALFVDEQTLESAKRHSYQAGVLEGRDMAKVFAWMRPNDLIWNYWVNNYLLGNEPPIFDILFWNNDTTRLPAAFHGDLIEMFKSNPLIRPNALEVCGTPIDLKQVTADVYSLAGTNDHITPWKSCYKSAQLFGGKVEFVLSSSGHIQSILNPPGNPKSRYMTSTETASNADQWQENSTKHTDSWWLHWQAWQAERAGKLKKAPSALGNKTFTAGEAAPGTYVHER, encoded by the coding sequence ATGAGTAACAAGAATAACGATGACCTGAAACGCCAAGCCTCGGAAAACACCTTGGGGCTCAATCCTGTCATCGGCTTGCGTCGCAAAGATCTGCTTACCTCTGCCCGTATGGTGCTGACCCAGGCCATCAAACAACCCATTCACAGCGTCAAGCACGTGGCCCATTTCGGCCTCGAGCTGAAGAACGTGATGTTCGGCAAATCCGAGTTGCAACCCGAAGGCGATGACCGTCGCTTCAACGATCCGGCCTGGAGCCAGAACCCGCTCTACAAACGTTACCTGCAAACCTACCTGGCCTGGCGCAAGGAGCTCCATGACTGGATCGGCGACAGCAACCTGTCGGAGCAGGACATCAACCGCGGGCACTTCGTCATCAACTTGATGACCGAAGCCATGGCCCCGACCAACAGCGCGGCCAACCCCGCTGCCGTCAAACGCTTCTTCGAGACCGGCGGCAAGAGCCTGCTCGACGGCCTCTCCCACCTGGCCAAGGACCTGGTACACAACGGTGGCATGCCGAGCCAGGTCAACATGGGCGCCTTCGAAGTCGGCAAGAGCCTGGGCACCACCGAAGGTGCGGTGATTTTTCGCAACGACGTGCTGGAGCTGATCCAGTACCGGCCCATCACCGAACAGGTTCACGAGCGCCCCCTGCTGGTGGTACCGCCGCAGATCAACAAATTCTACGTATTCGACCTGAGCCCGGAAAAAAGCCTGGCGCGCTTCTGCCTGCGCAACAACCTGCAGACCTTCATCGTCAGTTGGCGTAACCCGACCAAGGCGCAACGCGAGTGGGGCCTGTCGACCTACATCGAGGCGCTCAAGGAAGCGGTCGACGTGGTCACCGCGATCACCGGCAGCAAAGACATCAACATGCTGGGCGCCTGCTCCGGCGGCATCACCTGCACCGCCCTGCTCGGCCACTACGCGGCGATCGGCGAGAAGAAGGTCAACTCCCTGACCCTGCTGGTCAGCGTCCTGGACACCACCCTGGACTCCCAGGTGGCGCTGTTCGTCGACGAGCAGACCCTGGAGTCCGCCAAGCGCCACTCCTACCAGGCCGGGGTGCTTGAGGGTCGGGACATGGCGAAGGTCTTCGCCTGGATGCGCCCCAACGACCTGATCTGGAACTACTGGGTCAACAACTACCTGCTGGGCAACGAACCGCCGATCTTCGACATCCTGTTCTGGAACAACGACACCACCCGCCTGCCGGCCGCGTTCCACGGCGACCTGATCGAGATGTTCAAAAGCAACCCACTGATCCGCCCCAATGCACTGGAAGTGTGCGGCACGCCCATCGACCTCAAGCAGGTCACGGCCGATGTCTATTCCCTGGCCGGCACCAACGACCACATCACCCCGTGGAAGTCCTGCTACAAGTCGGCCCAGCTGTTTGGTGGCAAGGTCGAATTCGTGCTGTCCAGCAGCGGCCATATCCAGAGCATCCTGAACCCGCCGGGCAACCCGAAATCGCGCTACATGACCAGCACCGAGACGGCATCGAACGCTGATCAGTGGCAAGAAAACTCGACCAAGCACACCGACTCCTGGTGGTTGCACTGGCAGGCCTGGCAGGCCGAGCGCGCGGGCAAGCTGAAAAAAGCCCCGAGCGCACTCGGCAACAAGACCTTTACCGCGGGTGAAGCCGCACCAGGGACCTACGTACACGAACGATAA
- a CDS encoding twin-arginine translocase TatA/TatE family subunit — protein sequence MGIFDWKHWVVILVVVVLVFGTKKLKNLGTDVGESIKGFRKAMNDDEKPAEPVVPPTAQPAPPVQPQASTLNEPHTIDVQAQKVEEPTRKDS from the coding sequence ATGGGCATTTTTGACTGGAAACACTGGGTCGTCATTCTGGTGGTGGTAGTGCTGGTATTCGGCACCAAAAAACTGAAAAACCTCGGCACCGACGTTGGCGAATCGATCAAGGGCTTTCGCAAGGCCATGAACGATGACGAAAAACCCGCCGAACCGGTGGTCCCACCGACCGCACAGCCAGCACCGCCCGTGCAGCCACAGGCTTCGACCCTGAACGAGCCGCACACCATTGACGTGCAGGCCCAGAAAGTCGAAGAGCCGACCCGCAAAGACTCGTGA
- a CDS encoding polyhydroxyalkanoic acid system family protein, with the protein MARISVERAHGLGKEAAREKADKLAEKLAAQYGLEPKWAGDTLNLKRSGVKGAVHVGEDSIRVDVELGLLMSAMSGTIKAEIEKALDKALV; encoded by the coding sequence ATGGCCCGTATTAGTGTTGAACGTGCCCACGGCCTGGGCAAGGAAGCGGCGCGCGAGAAGGCCGATAAACTGGCCGAGAAGCTGGCTGCACAGTATGGCCTGGAGCCCAAATGGGCGGGCGATACCCTCAATCTCAAGCGCTCGGGGGTCAAGGGCGCAGTGCATGTGGGTGAGGATTCGATCCGGGTCGATGTCGAGCTCGGCCTGCTGATGTCGGCGATGAGCGGGACCATCAAGGCGGAAATCGAAAAAGCCCTGGATAAAGCCCTGGTCTGA
- the phaC gene encoding class II poly(R)-hydroxyalkanoic acid synthase, translating into MRDKPAPGTLPTAAAFINAQSAITGLRGRDLLSTLRNVAAHGLRHPVHSARHALALGGQLGRVLLGETLHQPNAADSRFADPSWTLNPFYRRSLQAYLSWQKQVKRWIDESGMPDDDRARAHFAFTLLNDAVSPSNTLLNPLAIKELFNSGGHSLVRGLSHLFDDLMHNNGLPSQITKHAFEVGKTVATTTGAVVFRNELLELMQYKPMSEKQYAKPLLVVPPQINKYYIFDLSPSNSFVQFALKNGLQVFMISWRNPDVRHREWGLSSYVEAVEEAMNVCRAITGSREVNLMGACAGGLTIAALQGHLQAKRQLRRISSATYLVSLLDSQLDSPATLFADEQTLEAAKRRSYQQGVLEGRDMAKVFAWMRPNDLIWNYWVNNYLLGKEPPAFDILYWNNDNTRLPAAFHGDLLDFFKHNPLTHPGGLEVCGTPIDLQKVNVDSFSVAGINDHITPWDAVYRSTLLLGGNRRFVLSNSGHVQSILNPPGNPKANYVESEKLTSDPRAWYYDASHVDGSWWTQWLAWIQERSGAQRETLMALGNQHYPPMEAAPGTYVRVR; encoded by the coding sequence ATGCGAGACAAACCAGCGCCGGGCACCTTGCCCACAGCCGCTGCATTCATCAATGCCCAGAGTGCGATCACCGGTCTGCGCGGCCGGGACCTGCTCTCGACCTTGCGCAACGTCGCCGCCCACGGCTTGCGTCACCCGGTACACAGTGCCCGGCACGCACTGGCACTGGGTGGCCAACTGGGCCGCGTGTTGCTGGGTGAGACCCTGCACCAACCCAACGCCGCCGACAGTCGTTTTGCCGACCCCAGCTGGACCCTCAATCCGTTTTACCGACGCAGCCTGCAGGCCTACCTGAGCTGGCAGAAACAAGTCAAACGCTGGATCGACGAAAGCGGCATGCCCGATGACGATCGCGCCCGCGCGCACTTTGCCTTCACCTTGCTCAACGATGCGGTATCGCCCTCCAATACCCTGCTCAACCCGTTGGCGATCAAGGAACTGTTCAACTCCGGCGGCCACAGCCTGGTCCGCGGCCTGAGCCATCTGTTCGATGACCTGATGCACAACAACGGGCTGCCCAGCCAGATCACCAAGCACGCCTTCGAGGTCGGCAAGACCGTTGCCACCACCACCGGCGCGGTGGTGTTTCGCAATGAACTGCTGGAGCTGATGCAATACAAGCCCATGAGCGAAAAGCAGTACGCCAAGCCGTTGCTGGTGGTGCCGCCGCAGATCAACAAGTACTACATCTTTGACTTGAGCCCCAGCAACAGCTTCGTCCAGTTCGCCCTGAAAAACGGCCTGCAGGTGTTCATGATCAGTTGGCGCAACCCGGATGTGCGCCACCGCGAATGGGGCCTGTCCAGCTACGTCGAGGCCGTGGAAGAAGCCATGAACGTGTGCCGGGCCATCACCGGCAGCCGCGAGGTCAACCTGATGGGCGCCTGCGCCGGCGGCCTGACCATCGCTGCGCTGCAGGGCCACCTGCAAGCCAAGCGGCAACTGCGGCGCATCTCCAGCGCCACTTACCTGGTCAGCCTGCTCGACAGCCAGTTGGACAGCCCCGCCACTCTGTTCGCTGACGAGCAGACCCTGGAAGCGGCCAAGCGACGCTCCTACCAGCAAGGTGTGCTCGAAGGCCGCGACATGGCCAAGGTGTTTGCCTGGATGCGCCCCAACGACCTGATCTGGAACTACTGGGTCAACAACTACCTGCTGGGCAAGGAACCGCCCGCGTTCGACATCCTCTACTGGAACAACGACAACACGCGCCTGCCGGCCGCCTTTCACGGCGACCTGCTGGACTTCTTCAAACACAACCCGCTGACCCATCCGGGCGGCCTCGAAGTGTGCGGCACGCCGATCGACCTGCAGAAGGTCAACGTCGACAGCTTCAGCGTGGCCGGGATCAACGATCACATCACGCCCTGGGATGCGGTGTACCGCTCCACGCTCCTACTTGGCGGCAACCGCCGCTTCGTGTTGTCCAACAGCGGTCACGTGCAGAGCATCCTCAACCCGCCGGGCAACCCCAAGGCCAACTACGTCGAAAGTGAAAAGCTGACCAGCGACCCTCGGGCCTGGTACTACGACGCCAGCCATGTCGACGGCAGTTGGTGGACCCAATGGCTTGCATGGATCCAGGAGCGCTCCGGCGCCCAACGGGAAACCCTGATGGCCCTGGGCAATCAGCACTACCCACCCATGGAGGCGGCGCCCGGTACCTACGTACGGGTGCGCTGA
- the hisI gene encoding phosphoribosyl-AMP cyclohydrolase: MKNWLDEIKWDSDGLVPAIAQDHKTGRVLMMAWMNREALELSAAENRAIYWSRSRGKLWRKGEESGHVQTLHEMRLDCDADVIILMVEQIGDIACHTGRQSCFYRVFENGDWKTVDPVLKDPHAIYSAGHSHE, from the coding sequence ATGAAAAACTGGCTGGACGAGATCAAATGGGACAGTGACGGCCTGGTGCCGGCGATCGCCCAGGACCACAAGACCGGGCGCGTGCTGATGATGGCCTGGATGAACCGCGAAGCACTGGAGCTCAGCGCTGCCGAGAACCGCGCCATCTACTGGTCACGCTCGCGTGGCAAGCTGTGGCGCAAGGGCGAAGAGTCCGGCCACGTGCAGACCCTGCATGAGATGCGCCTGGACTGCGACGCCGACGTGATCATCCTGATGGTCGAGCAGATCGGCGACATCGCCTGTCATACCGGGCGCCAAAGCTGCTTCTACCGCGTATTCGAGAACGGCGACTGGAAAACCGTCGACCCGGTGCTCAAGGACCCGCACGCCATTTACTCTGCAGGACACAGCCATGAGTGA
- a CDS encoding ubiquinone biosynthesis accessory factor UbiJ, which yields MLLAGLLASVELGLNRVLRLDSTALPRLAHLNGKVIAVECRSPALQLFILPSDEGLMLAAHWAAEADCTLRAPAASLLKLAISKDKTAVLHSPQVELDGDSGVLLELAGVLQDLELDWEYELARWLGPVATQLLGGHLRSRARWYQQGFTSLNQNLAEYLAEESRTLVGQREAEARFSELDQIKLDLERLEARLERLSRSLDSSDNA from the coding sequence ATGTTGCTCGCCGGCCTGCTCGCCAGCGTCGAACTCGGCCTGAACCGGGTCCTGCGGCTCGACAGCACGGCGCTGCCGCGCCTGGCCCATTTGAACGGCAAGGTCATTGCCGTCGAGTGCCGCAGCCCGGCGTTGCAGCTGTTCATCCTGCCCAGCGATGAGGGCCTGATGCTGGCGGCCCACTGGGCAGCCGAAGCCGATTGCACCCTGCGCGCACCGGCGGCCAGCTTGCTCAAGCTGGCCATCAGCAAGGACAAGACCGCAGTGCTGCACAGCCCGCAAGTCGAGCTGGACGGTGACAGCGGCGTGCTGCTGGAGCTGGCTGGCGTGCTGCAGGACCTGGAGCTGGACTGGGAGTACGAACTCGCACGCTGGCTGGGCCCAGTCGCCACGCAACTGCTCGGCGGCCACCTGCGCAGCCGCGCGCGCTGGTATCAACAAGGCTTCACCAGCCTGAACCAGAACCTGGCCGAATACCTCGCCGAAGAGTCGCGTACCCTGGTCGGGCAACGCGAAGCCGAAGCGCGGTTCAGTGAGCTGGACCAGATCAAACTCGATCTGGAACGTCTTGAGGCGCGCTTGGAGCGTCTCTCCCGATCCCTCGACTCAAGCGATAACGCATGA
- a CDS encoding phasin family protein produces MAKVTLKKKTDVQPAPVNEVKSYARKIWLAGLGAYAKVGQEGSEYVQELIKAGQSVEKKGKKVVTEQLEAANTQIDNVKGDVVSLKDRVEVQLDKVEKAFDTRVASALNRVGIASKHDVETLSAKLDELTALLERVARKH; encoded by the coding sequence ATGGCCAAAGTTACTTTGAAGAAAAAAACTGACGTTCAACCTGCCCCGGTGAACGAAGTGAAATCCTATGCCCGCAAGATCTGGCTGGCAGGCCTGGGTGCCTACGCCAAGGTCGGTCAGGAAGGCAGCGAATACGTTCAAGAGTTGATCAAGGCTGGTCAATCTGTTGAAAAGAAAGGCAAAAAAGTTGTTACGGAACAACTTGAAGCGGCCAACACTCAGATTGATAACGTCAAGGGTGATGTAGTCAGTCTCAAGGACCGCGTTGAAGTGCAGCTTGATAAAGTCGAGAAGGCTTTTGATACGCGTGTCGCCAGTGCCTTGAATCGTGTCGGCATTGCGTCTAAACATGACGTTGAGACACTCTCTGCTAAGCTCGATGAGCTAACGGCATTGCTCGAACGTGTCGCGCGTAAACATTAA
- a CDS encoding TetR/AcrR family transcriptional regulator has translation MKTRDRILECALLLFNQKGEPNVSTMEVANEMGISPGNLYYHFHGKEPLILGLFERFQSELTPLLDPPSDARLAPEDYWLFLHLIIERLAHYRFLFQDLSNLAGRLPKLAKGIRNLLNAIKRTLASLLARLKAEGQLVSDTQALGQLVEQITMTLLFSLDYQRILDREGEVRVVVYQIMMLVAPHLLPPAKLATERLALQYLEGQA, from the coding sequence ATGAAAACCCGCGACCGGATTCTCGAATGTGCCCTGTTGTTGTTCAACCAGAAGGGCGAACCCAACGTCTCGACCATGGAAGTTGCCAACGAAATGGGGATCAGCCCCGGCAACCTCTACTACCACTTCCACGGTAAGGAGCCGTTGATCCTGGGGCTGTTCGAACGTTTCCAGAGTGAACTGACGCCGCTGCTCGATCCGCCGTCGGACGCCCGGCTGGCGCCGGAAGACTACTGGCTGTTCCTGCATCTGATCATCGAGCGCCTGGCGCACTACCGCTTCCTGTTCCAGGACCTGTCGAACCTGGCCGGACGCCTGCCGAAACTGGCCAAGGGCATCCGTAACCTGCTCAATGCCATCAAGCGCACCCTGGCCTCGCTGCTCGCCCGGCTCAAGGCCGAAGGCCAACTGGTCAGCGACACCCAGGCCCTGGGCCAACTGGTCGAACAGATCACCATGACCCTATTGTTCTCCCTGGACTACCAGCGAATTCTCGACCGTGAAGGTGAAGTGCGGGTGGTGGTCTACCAGATCATGATGCTGGTCGCCCCCCACCTGCTGCCGCCGGCCAAGCTCGCCACCGAGCGCCTGGCGCTGCAATACCTCGAAGGCCAGGCGTAA
- a CDS encoding phasin family protein codes for MAGKKNTEKEGSSWIGKVEDYSRKIWLAGLGVYSKIDTDGSKLFDTLVKDGEKAEKLTKSAVGKKVDAAKDSASSAKSRISGVKDRALGKWDELEGAFDKRLNSAISRLGVPSRNEVKALHSKVDTLTKQIEKLTGAKVAPVAAKTAAAKPAAAKTAAKPLAKAAAKPAAKPAAKPAAKTAAAKPAAAKPAAKPAVKAAAAKPAAKPAAAKKPAAKKPAAPKAAAPKAPAVAAKPATAAAAVSPANSAAAPAPAATPTATPAPSAPTSQS; via the coding sequence ATGGCTGGTAAAAAGAATACTGAAAAAGAAGGCAGCTCGTGGATCGGGAAGGTCGAAGACTACTCCCGCAAAATCTGGCTTGCTGGTTTAGGCGTGTACTCGAAGATCGACACTGACGGTAGCAAGCTCTTCGATACACTGGTCAAGGATGGCGAGAAAGCCGAGAAGCTCACCAAGAGCGCTGTCGGTAAAAAAGTCGACGCCGCCAAGGACTCCGCTTCTTCGGCCAAGTCGCGCATCAGTGGGGTCAAGGATCGCGCGCTGGGCAAATGGGACGAACTGGAAGGGGCTTTCGACAAGCGCCTGAACAGTGCCATTTCGCGCCTCGGTGTGCCGAGCCGCAACGAAGTGAAAGCCCTGCACAGCAAGGTCGACACCCTGACCAAGCAAATCGAAAAACTCACCGGCGCCAAGGTTGCCCCCGTAGCGGCCAAAACCGCAGCGGCCAAACCGGCAGCCGCCAAGACTGCCGCCAAGCCACTGGCCAAGGCTGCAGCTAAACCGGCTGCCAAGCCAGCCGCCAAGCCGGCCGCGAAAACCGCAGCTGCCAAGCCTGCCGCGGCCAAGCCCGCCGCCAAACCTGCGGTGAAAGCTGCAGCAGCGAAACCTGCCGCCAAACCCGCAGCCGCGAAAAAGCCGGCAGCCAAGAAGCCTGCAGCTCCCAAAGCTGCCGCGCCGAAAGCCCCAGCGGTCGCTGCCAAGCCGGCCACTGCGGCTGCTGCGGTCAGCCCGGCGAACTCCGCCGCCGCGCCAGCACCTGCTGCGACCCCGACTGCTACGCCAGCACCTTCGGCGCCAACCAGTCAGTCCTGA